A part of Kryptolebias marmoratus isolate JLee-2015 linkage group LG8, ASM164957v2, whole genome shotgun sequence genomic DNA contains:
- the LOC108236854 gene encoding glutathione S-transferase Mu 3-like (The RefSeq protein has 1 substitution compared to this genomic sequence): MAMTLGYWDIRGLAQPVRLLLEYTDTKYKEKFYSCGEAPDYDKSCWLDEKEKLGMVFSNLPYLVDGDRKIVQSNAIMRYIARKHNMCGETEDEKIRVDILENQAMDFRNGFVRMCYTDLDNMKPGYLKNQHVQLKQFSDFLGDRKWFAGDKITFVDFILYELFDQHRMFHPSCFDDFKNLKEFLDRFEALDKIAAYMKSGKFIKGPVNNKMAKWGNKKN; this comes from the exons atggctatgactcttGGTTACTGGGATATTCGCGGG CTCGCCCAGCCTGTCCGGCTCCTGTTGGAGTACACCGACACAAAGTACAAGGAGAAGTTTTATTCCTGTGGTGAAG CTCCAGACTATGACAAGAGCTGCTGGTTGgatgaaaaagagaaactggGAATGGTCTTTTCTAAT CTGCCCTACCTCGTTGATGGAGACAGGAAGATTGTGCAGAGCAATGCTATCATGAGATACATCGCCCGTAAGCACAACATGT GTGGAGAAACCGAGGATGAGAAGATCCGAGTGGACATCTTGGAGAACCAGGCCATGGACTTCAGAAATGGCTTTGTGAGGATGTGCTACACTGACCTT GACAACATGAAGCCGGGGTACCTCAAGAACCTGCATGTTCAGCTGAAGCAGTTCTCCGATTTCTTGGGAGACAGGAAGTGGTTTGCTGGTGACAAG ATCACTTTTGTGGACTTCATCTTGTACGAGTTGTTTGATCAACACAGGATGTTTCATCCTTCGTGCTTCGACGACTTCAAGAACCTGAAAGAGTTTTTGGACCGTTTTGAG gCCCTGGACAAGATTGCTGCCTACATGAAGTCGGGCAAATTCATAAAGGGTCCTGTCAACAACAAGATGGCCAAAtggggaaacaaaaagaactga
- the eps8l3b gene encoding epidermal growth factor receptor kinase substrate 8-like protein 3b: MFGNGSPFSYSRGFPQEDFPQQRRPFQQDEPKESPLQRNGISRPSGRFIYMQRKEYSEVLNKQPDNFQARVEHLFTWELDGREVRTVEDCVAKLIKLDANGRLWPQEMIMELKEAYLLLSDIETKSELETLPLMSILQTKAVLESCAYNSLLALTVQERSKHFPQVFLFQCEETGAELIKTDLDKALQRGGGRGGGGGGGGGDLNSHREPTDIMINLDRYNPGSFRQPGPRPMEQEETLPPPDYAQRMRRDPSTRRAGDYMPPQPAYSPPGDVRQHPNVREMESGPQMAPEGSDSERNMEILNHVIDDLEIFMGKIGAAGHAPSQQNKKKKNAMKKRNASSLPHWDEYVSCLQKIKYGFNLLAELNGVLANPDAPEFVHIFVTNLGMIAPLYPADLPPTVVSPLLTPQALTLLNETLTMDEKRLYRSLGDCWTIPRSSWPDENVPPYIPVFYDGWQPPAPSHALPAFPRQNEPISRNNFQRLPSTRPGGPRNDSQRYSPQPMQRQPEEMPATNGPWSSPPPVRPTEPPLYMRVIYNFMARNSQELTVMKDEVVQVVQKSRPWWLVRNSRNEEGSVPPNVLESLDNSESTEYQQWDSRSPPTLNMNSSPADVKAWLEYKGFSRITVSSLGVLRGQQLLGMSKEEIRTVCPEDAGKVFFNLQAVKSSLALASEPSGMYDSRY; the protein is encoded by the exons ATGTTTGGAAACGGCAGCCCGTTCTCTTACTCCCG GGGTTTCCCTCAGGAAGACTTCCCTCAACAGAGACGACCTTTCCAGCAGGATGAGCCCAAAGAGTCGCCGCTGCAGAGAAATGGCATATCCAGACCCAGTGGAAGATTCATATACA tgCAGAGAAAGGAATACTCAGAGGTGCTCAACAAACAACCAGACAACTTTCAAGCCAGAGTGGAG CACCTGTTCACCTGGGAGCTGGACGGCCGTGAGGTGAGGACGGTGGAAGACTGTGTGGCCAAACTCATAAAACTGGACGCCAACGGTCGTCTGTGGCCTCAGGAGATGATCATGGAGCTCAAGGAAGCGTACCTTCTGCTCTCTGACATCGAGACCAAG TCGGAGCTGGAGACACTGCCTCTGATGAGCATCCTGCAAACCAAAGCCGTGCTGGAAAGCTGTGCCTACAACTCCCTGCTGGCGCTAACTGTGCAGGAGCGCAGCAAACATTTCCCGCAGGTCTTCTTGTTCCAGTGCGAGGAGACCGGG GCGGAGCTGATTAAGACTGATCTGGATAAGGCCcttcagagaggaggaggaagaggaggaggaggaggaggaggaggaggtgatcTAAACTCCCACAGAGAGCCGACTGACATCAT GATTAATCTTGATCGGTATAACCCCGGAAGCTTCCGGCAGCCCGGACCCCGTCCCATGGAACAAGAGGAGACCCTTCCACCTCCAGACTACGCACAGCGGATGAGAAGGGATCCAAGCACACGCAGAGCAGGAG ATTACATGCCCCCCCAACCGGCCTACTCCCCACCGGGAGACGTGAGACAACATCCGAATGTTCGGGAGATGGAGAGTGGTCCCCAGATGGCTCCTGAGGGATCAGATAGCGAGAGGAACATG GAGATTTTAAATCACGTCATAGACGATTTGGAGATCTTCATGGGCAAGATAGGAGCTGCGGGACATGCACCTTCgcagcaaaacaagaaaaagaaaaatgcgaTGAAGAAGAGAAATG CTTCCAGTCTGCCACATTGGGACGAATACGTCTCGTGCCTTCAGAAAATCAAATATGGATTCAATCTGCTG GCCGAGCTGAACGGCGTTCTGGCCAACCCCGACGCTCCTGAGTTTGTCCACATCTTCGTCACTAATCTGGGCATG ATAGCTCCTCTGTATCCTGCAGACCTGCCTCCCACGGTCGTCTCTCCCCTGCTGACGCCGCAGGCTTTGACCCTGCTCAATGAGACTCTGACCATGGACGAGAAGCGCCTGTACAGGTCTCTGGGCGACTGCTGGACCATCCCCAG GTCCTCGTGGCCCGATGAGAACGTACCACCCTACATCCCAGTGTTTTATGACGGCTGGCAGCCTCCTGCACCCTCTCATGCCCTTCCTGCTTTCCCTCGTCAGAATGAGCCAATAAGCAGAAACAACTTTCAACGCCTTCCATCCACCAGGCCCGGAGGACCGAGAAATGACAGCCAGCGTTACTCACCCCAGCCCATGCAGCGGCAGCCTGAGGAGATG CCTGCGACCAATGGTCCCTGGAGCTCGCCCCCACCTGTGCG cCCAACCGAGCCGCCGCTGTACATGCGTGTCATATACAACTTCATGGCCAGGAACAGCCAAGAGCTGACCGTCATGAAGGATGAGGTGGTTCAG GTGGTTCAGAAATCTAGGCCATGGTGGCTTGTGCGCAACTCCCGCAACGAGGAAGGCAGCGTTCCTCCCAATGTTTTGGAGTCACTTGACAACTCTGAATCCACGGAGTATCAACAG TGGGACAGCCGCAGCCCCCCGACTCTGAACATGAACTCCAGTCCTGCTGATGTGAAGGCATGGCTCGAGTACAAAGGTTTCTCCAGAAT CACCGTCTCCAGCCTTGGGGTTTTAAGAGGACAACAGCTTTTGGGAATGTCCAAAGAGGAGATCAGGACCGTGTGCCCAGAGGATGCCGGCAAAGTTTTCTTCAACCTCCAGGCAGTCAAGTCATCGCTCGCG CTGGCCAGCGAACCTTCGGGGATGTACGACAGCCGCTACTAA
- the atp5pb gene encoding ATP synthase F(0) complex subunit B1, mitochondrial, with amino-acid sequence MMSRLVILSANSLKGSGPFGAGLVHASRSLHTSSQSRAPVPPLPETGGKVRHGIFPEEIFQLLYPKTGVTGPYMLGTGLITYLLSKELYVINNETLSAICIFSVIIYGVKKFGPSVAAFADKLNEEKLAKAQEVKDLAMSGLTQAIENEKKEQWRVEGRAMLFDAKRNNVAMLLETNYRERLHMVTNEIKRRLDYQIALQHLNRRLEQEHMINWVEKSVIGSITPQQEKESIAKCIADLKMLAKNTQAKATV; translated from the exons ATGATGTCGAGACTTGTTATCCTCTCAG ccaaCTCCCTGAAAGGCAGTGGCCCCTTCGGAGCTGG TTTGGTCCATGCGTCTCGCTCCCTGCACACATCATCCCAGAGTCGGGCCCCTGTTCCCCCTTTGCCTGAGACGGGAGGAAAAGTCCGACATGGCATCTTCCCAGAGGAGATTTTTCAGCTGTTGTACCCCAAAACCGGAGTCACAG GGCCCTACATGCTCGGCACTGGGCTCATCACCTACCTGCTTTCCAAGGAACTCTACGTGATCAACAATGAGACCCTGTCTGCTATCTGCATATTCAGTGTCATCATTTATGGTGTCAAGAAATTCGGTCCAAGTGTTGCAGCTTTTGCTGACAAACTGAACGAG GAAAAACTGGCCAAAGCGCAGGAGGTGAAAGACCTCGCCATGTCCGGTCTGACTCAGGCCATCGAGAATGAGAAAAAGGAGCAGTGGCGAGTAGAAGGAAGAGCAATGCTCTTTGATGCTAAGAGG AACAATGTTGCAATGCTGCTGGAGACCAACTACAGGGAGAGGCTACACATGGTGACCAATGAAATAAAGAGGCGCCTGGACTATCAGATCGCCCTTCAGCACCTCAACCGCCGGTTGGAACAGGAGCACATGATCAACTGGGTGGAGAAGAGCGTCATCGGCAGCATCACTCCTCAGCAG gagaaGGAGAGCATTGCCAAGTGCATCGCTGACCTGAAGATGCTGGCCAAGAACACTCAGGCCAAAGCAACAGTCTGA
- the LOC108236740 gene encoding TRAF3-interacting JNK-activating modulator, whose translation MDSSSSFGAKYFPEREFDQKVDYRAEKREHLRGRNNVTSCRSPTRDVDTRQIKNELKEKRLLEFLRRRSVSPEPGHSKCKNCSQRRNHALERFSDKNLSKSERLNTNTQCSLSANGHQGMILTTESRTTEYSSTSKWASLWSEPVTLIKQEKSHARKQTSTSTAATLESSHYGMKSLQKRDSTQKTSIRTVTRAEKIHQNTSAQAENAHQKKTLREVGVQTESGLVTVKESDIQRLSDCLQEALWREEAVKKKLALLKEIAANLVNSSDLFWTSHCNEDLLRNKIKVLEAQLQICVQNFPKDGVKKLALQMEKQRETYEEKALVALQKASQEKSEALSRAETLQEALNTAQAEARRWESLYAELQLSSGRLRENQHLSDDQLQRLHSQVELLQTREHELREEVASLRQEKQELQYNVCLLEEDNQTLREELQQLQDGGDESQDYFMQECLKSEDAKPRLTSRRDSQLEEELRHTQEKLQLKEKECEELQTELHTMEHECQSSQARLSQCRDELRQLSHRRRRMTPCGSWWRVCAFFLLLLAVAGVAMLWSWHPPFRDQVDVLYSDIQTRIEDYLMEMASPRHSGCFRPI comes from the exons ATGGACTCCTCATCCAGCTTCGGAGCAAAATACTTCCCGGAGAGAGAGTTTGACCAAAAGGTGGATTACAGAGCTGAGAAACGGGAGCACCTACGAGGGCGCAACAACGTGACGTCGTGCCGAAGCCCCACAAGAGACGTCGACACGAGACAGATCAAGAACGAGCTGAAGGAAAAAAGGCTGCTGGAGTTTCTGAGGAGGAGGTCGGTCAGCCCGGAGCCGGGTCACTCAAAGTGTAAAAACTGCTCTCAGAGGAGAAATCATGCTCTGGAGagattttcagataaaaatctCAGCAAGTCTGAGAGACTGAATACAAATACACAATGTTCTCTCTCTGCTAATGGACACCAAGGGATGATTTTAACAACAGAGAGCAGAACAACTGAATATTCAAGCACCAGCAAATGG GCTTCATTGTGGTCCGAACCGGTAACTCTGATAAAGCAAGAGAAAAGTCATGCAAGGAAACAGACATCTACCTCCACGGCAGCGACACTGGAATCCAGCCACTACGGGATGAAAAGCTTGCAGAAAAGAGACAGCA ctcagaaGACAAGCATCAGAACCGTGACTCGGGCAGAAAAGATTCACCAAAACACGTCGGCACAGGCGGAAAACGCTCACCAGAAAAAGACACTCCGAGAGGTCGGCGTGCAAACAGA GTCCGGCCTCGTCACGGTCAAAGAATCA GACATCCAGAGATTATCAGACTGCctgcag gAGGCTCTGTGGAGAGAGGAGGCAGTGAAGAAGAAACTAGCCCTCCTCAAGGAGATCGCAGCAAACCTTGTGAACTCATCAGACTTATTTTGGACg TCTCACTGCAATGAGGACCTGCTGAGAAACAAGATCAAAGTTCTGGAGGCGCAGCTGCAAATCTGTGTGCAG AACTTTCCCAAGGATGGAGTGAAGAAACTGGCGCTGCAGATGGAGAAGCAAAGAGAGACGTATGAGGAGAAGGCCCTGGTCGCGCTGCAGAAGGCCTCTCAGGAGAAAAGCGAGGCGCTCAGCAGGGCTGAGACACTGCAG GAAGCACTAAACACGGCCCAGGCAGAAGCACGGAGGTGGGAGAGCCTTTACGCAGAACTGCAGCTGAGCTCCGGTCGACTCAGGGAGAATCAGCACCTCAGTGATGATCAGCTGCAGCGGCTGCACAGTCAGGTGGAG CTGCTCCAAACCCGAGAACACGAGCTGAGGGAGGAGGTAGCGTCGCTACGACAAGAAAAGCAGGAGCTCCAGTACAACGTTTGCCTGCTGGAGGAGGACAACCAGACTCTAAGAGAGGAGCTCCAGCAACTTCAAG ATGGTGGCGACGAGAGCCAGGACTACTTCATGCAGGAGTGTCTGAAATCAGAGGACGCCAAGCCACGACTGACCTCCAGGAGGGACtcccagctggaggaggagcttcGACACACTCAGGAGAAACTCCAGCTTAAAGAGAAAGAG tgtgaGGAACTGCAGACAGAGCTGCACACCATGGAGCATGAGTGTCAGTCCAGCCAGGCCCGACTGTCGCAGTGCAGAGACGAACTCCGGCAGCTCAGCCACCGCCGCAGGAGaatg ACGCCGTGTGGCTCCTGGTGGAGGGTTTGTGCgttcttcctccttctcctcgcTGTAGCAGGGGTTGCCATGTTGTGGTCGTGGCATCCTCCTTTCAGGGACCAAGTCGACGTCCTGTACTCAGACATACAAACCCGAATTGAAGACTATCTGATGGAAATGGCCTCTCCTCGACACTCGGGCTGTTTTAGACCAATATGA
- the dnase1l1l gene encoding deoxyribonuclease I-like 1-like isoform X1 — protein MDLCWPELTHPSEETHVSKMRTAELLFVVGVCVLSVTSALKICAFNVQSFGESKANNKRVMGILLKILSRCDLCLVQEVRDSKGEVIQALVKDLNRFDKSNSYSYLESERLGRKSYKEQYVYIYRSNMLKVKEHYQYPKLEGDGTNETEVFSREPFVVRFHSPTTQLKDFVLIGQHTSPKSAMKEIDELFTVVKRISKKWRTDNLMILGDLNAGCSYVTNKGWKGVRLRSDPTFRWLIGDEQDTTVREKTRCAYDRIVVHGQEVVSGVVPGSAQPFNFKETFHLTEAEVHHDRDIPDFRSLRNNNPVDSISLQALEVSDHFPVEVDLKPSRRYLFRHEL, from the exons ATGGATCTCTGCTGGCCTGAGCTCACTCATCCCTCTGAAG AAACACACGTCTCCAAGATGAGGACGGcggagctgctgtttgttgtgggagtgtgtgtgctGAGCGTCACATCTGCCCTGAAAATCTGTGCTTTTAATGTCCAGAGTTTTGGGGAATCGAAGGCGAACAACAAGAGAGTTATGGGGATTTTACTGAAG ATTCTCTCTCGGTGCGACTTGTGTCTCGTTCAGGAGGTCCGAGACTCTAAGGGAGAAGTGATTCAAGCTTTGGTCAAAGATCTTAACAG atttGACAAATCCAACTCCTATTCGTATCTAGAAAGTGAAAGGCTGGGCAGGAAGAGCTACAAGGAGCAATACGTCTATATATACAG GAGCAACATGCTGAAGGTCAAGGAGCATTATCAGTACCCTAAACTGGAGGGAGACGGGACGAATGAAACAGAGGTTTTCTCCAGGGAGCCTTTCGTCGTCCGCTTTCACTCCCCAACTACAC AGCTGAAGGATTTCGTCCTGATTGGGCAGCACACGTCGCCCAAATCTGCCATGAAGGAGATCGATGAGCTGTTCACCGTCGTCAAGAGGATTTCCAAGAAGTGGAGGACCGAC AACTTGATGATCTTAGGGGACCTGAACGCCGGCTGCAGCTACGTCACCAACAAGGGTTGGAAGGGCGTGCGTTTGAGGAGCGACCCCACATTTCGATGGCTGATCGGAGACGAGCAGGACACCACCGTGAGGGAGAAGACGCGCTGCGCTTACGACAG GATCGTCGTGCACGGACAGGAGGTCGTGTCCGGCGTGGTGCCGGGTTCGGCTCAACCCTTCAACTTTAAAGAGACCTTCCACCTGACAGAGGCAGAGGTACACCATGACAGAGATATCCCTGACTTCAGATCCCTTCGGAACAATAATCCTGTTGATTCGATTTCTCTTCAGGCTCTTGAGGTGAGCGACCATTTTCCCGTCGAAGTTGACCTGAAGCCCAGCCGTCGTTACCTCTTCCGCCATGAGCTGTAG
- the dnase1l1l gene encoding deoxyribonuclease I-like 1-like isoform X2: MDLCWPELTHPSEETHVSKMRTAELLFVVGVCVLSVTSALKICAFNVQSFGESKANNKRVMGILLKILSRCDLCLVQEVRDSKGEVIQALVKDLNRFDKSNSYSYLESERLGRKSYKEQYVYIYRSNMLKVKEHYQYPKLEGDGTNETEVFSREPFVVRFHSPTTQLKDFVLIGQHTSPKSAMKEIDELFTVVKRISKKWRTDNLMILGDLNAGCSYVTNKGWKGVRLRSDPTFRWLIGDEQDTTVREKTRCAYDRIVVHGQEVVSGVVPGSAQPFNFKETFHLTEAEALEVSDHFPVEVDLKPSRRYLFRHEL, translated from the exons ATGGATCTCTGCTGGCCTGAGCTCACTCATCCCTCTGAAG AAACACACGTCTCCAAGATGAGGACGGcggagctgctgtttgttgtgggagtgtgtgtgctGAGCGTCACATCTGCCCTGAAAATCTGTGCTTTTAATGTCCAGAGTTTTGGGGAATCGAAGGCGAACAACAAGAGAGTTATGGGGATTTTACTGAAG ATTCTCTCTCGGTGCGACTTGTGTCTCGTTCAGGAGGTCCGAGACTCTAAGGGAGAAGTGATTCAAGCTTTGGTCAAAGATCTTAACAG atttGACAAATCCAACTCCTATTCGTATCTAGAAAGTGAAAGGCTGGGCAGGAAGAGCTACAAGGAGCAATACGTCTATATATACAG GAGCAACATGCTGAAGGTCAAGGAGCATTATCAGTACCCTAAACTGGAGGGAGACGGGACGAATGAAACAGAGGTTTTCTCCAGGGAGCCTTTCGTCGTCCGCTTTCACTCCCCAACTACAC AGCTGAAGGATTTCGTCCTGATTGGGCAGCACACGTCGCCCAAATCTGCCATGAAGGAGATCGATGAGCTGTTCACCGTCGTCAAGAGGATTTCCAAGAAGTGGAGGACCGAC AACTTGATGATCTTAGGGGACCTGAACGCCGGCTGCAGCTACGTCACCAACAAGGGTTGGAAGGGCGTGCGTTTGAGGAGCGACCCCACATTTCGATGGCTGATCGGAGACGAGCAGGACACCACCGTGAGGGAGAAGACGCGCTGCGCTTACGACAG GATCGTCGTGCACGGACAGGAGGTCGTGTCCGGCGTGGTGCCGGGTTCGGCTCAACCCTTCAACTTTAAAGAGACCTTCCACCTGACAGAGGCAGAG GCTCTTGAGGTGAGCGACCATTTTCCCGTCGAAGTTGACCTGAAGCCCAGCCGTCGTTACCTCTTCCGCCATGAGCTGTAG